A genomic region of Miscanthus floridulus cultivar M001 chromosome 3, ASM1932011v1, whole genome shotgun sequence contains the following coding sequences:
- the LOC136541550 gene encoding uncharacterized protein isoform X2, protein MAPDFGVMSYDAWVIYNFLSLCLAWVGGPGTVVVSLNGQSLKPSWFLMTCCLPAIPLDGRFIRRCKQGCLQFVILKPILVVITFILYAKGKYEDGNFSVNQSYLYITIIYTISYSMALFALALFYAACRDLLQPYNPVPKFIIIKSVVFLTYWQGVLVFLAAKSGFIKNAEKAAYLQNFVLCVEMLVAAIGHRFAFSYKEYAGSNAHPFGGFRGSLLHAMKFNDFYHDTVHQFAPTYHEYVLYSNEGEDEPTKYSPSTIVPTGEHLVELAEVTVVSSKAPGMSSLLLNEADQAETMPSQVMEANTAASVEPYDLSSFLNVELSDYPDQVPAIPNVREQ, encoded by the exons ATGGCACCTGACTTTGGAGTCATGAG CTATGATGCTTGGGTCATCTACAATTTCCTTTCACTTTGCTTGGCATGGGTTGGAGGTCCTGGTACTGTTGTGGTAAGTTTGAATGGGCAATCTTTGAAACCCTCATGGTTCCTGATGACTTGCTGTTTACCAGCTATTCCTCTAGATGG GCGTTTTATACGGAGATGTAAACAAGGCTGTCTGCAGTTTGTGATCCTAAAACCAATCTTGGTTGTTATCACCTTCATACTTTACGCAAAAGGAAAATACGAAGATGGAAACTTCAGTGTCAACCAGTCCTATCTATACATAACTATCATCTATACAATCTCATACTCTATGGCATTGTTTGCTCTTGCACTATTCTATGCGGCATGCAGAGATCTACTTCAGCCTTATAACCCTGTCCCGAAGTTCATCATAATCAAATCAGTTGTGTTTCTAACGTATTGGCAG GGTGTGCTGGTTTTCCTTGCTGCAAAATCTGGATTCATAAAAAATGCTGAGAAAGCTGCCTATCTCCAGAACTTTGTGCTATGTGTTGAGATGCTCGTAGCAGCCATTGGGCACCGATTTGCCTTCTCCTACAAGGAATATGCTGGCTCCAATGCCCACCCTTTTGGTGGTTTTAGGGGAAGCCTTCTTCACGCGATGAAATTCAATGACTTCTATCATGACACTGTGCACCAG TTTGCACCTACATATCATGAGTATGTGCTCTACAGTAATGAGGGGGAGGATGAACCAACAAAATACAGCCCCAGCACTATCGTGCCAACCGGAGAGCACCTAGTAGAGCTGGCGGAAGTCACTGTTGTGAGCTCGAAGGCTCCAGGGATGTCAAGTTTATTGCTGAATGAGGCTGATCAGGCAGAAACAATGCCCTCCCAAGTCATGGAAGCCAACACCGCTGCTTCCGTGGAACCATACGACCTCTCAAGCTTCCTCAACGTAGAGTTATCTGATTACCCTGATCAGGTCCCTGCGATTCCTAATGTAAGAGAACAATGA
- the LOC136541550 gene encoding uncharacterized protein isoform X1, with amino-acid sequence MEGWASAAAYTAAALASAAAATVVALRLVHRHLLHYAEPTHQRFIVRIILMVPVYAVMSFLSLVLPHQAIYFNSIREIYDAWVIYNFLSLCLAWVGGPGTVVVSLNGQSLKPSWFLMTCCLPAIPLDGRFIRRCKQGCLQFVILKPILVVITFILYAKGKYEDGNFSVNQSYLYITIIYTISYSMALFALALFYAACRDLLQPYNPVPKFIIIKSVVFLTYWQGVLVFLAAKSGFIKNAEKAAYLQNFVLCVEMLVAAIGHRFAFSYKEYAGSNAHPFGGFRGSLLHAMKFNDFYHDTVHQFAPTYHEYVLYSNEGEDEPTKYSPSTIVPTGEHLVELAEVTVVSSKAPGMSSLLLNEADQAETMPSQVMEANTAASVEPYDLSSFLNVELSDYPDQVPAIPNVREQ; translated from the exons atggAGGGGTGGGCGTCCGCGGCGGCCTACACGGCCGCCGCGCTGGcgtccgcggcggcggcgacggtggtggcGCTGCGCCTCGTGCACCGGCACCTCCTCCACTACGCCGAGCCCACGCACCAGCGCTTCATCGTCCGCATCATCCTCATGGTCCCG GTATATGCAGTGATGTCATTTCTTTCCCTTGTCTTACCACATCAAGCAATCTACTTCAATTCTATTCGAGAAAT CTATGATGCTTGGGTCATCTACAATTTCCTTTCACTTTGCTTGGCATGGGTTGGAGGTCCTGGTACTGTTGTGGTAAGTTTGAATGGGCAATCTTTGAAACCCTCATGGTTCCTGATGACTTGCTGTTTACCAGCTATTCCTCTAGATGG GCGTTTTATACGGAGATGTAAACAAGGCTGTCTGCAGTTTGTGATCCTAAAACCAATCTTGGTTGTTATCACCTTCATACTTTACGCAAAAGGAAAATACGAAGATGGAAACTTCAGTGTCAACCAGTCCTATCTATACATAACTATCATCTATACAATCTCATACTCTATGGCATTGTTTGCTCTTGCACTATTCTATGCGGCATGCAGAGATCTACTTCAGCCTTATAACCCTGTCCCGAAGTTCATCATAATCAAATCAGTTGTGTTTCTAACGTATTGGCAG GGTGTGCTGGTTTTCCTTGCTGCAAAATCTGGATTCATAAAAAATGCTGAGAAAGCTGCCTATCTCCAGAACTTTGTGCTATGTGTTGAGATGCTCGTAGCAGCCATTGGGCACCGATTTGCCTTCTCCTACAAGGAATATGCTGGCTCCAATGCCCACCCTTTTGGTGGTTTTAGGGGAAGCCTTCTTCACGCGATGAAATTCAATGACTTCTATCATGACACTGTGCACCAG TTTGCACCTACATATCATGAGTATGTGCTCTACAGTAATGAGGGGGAGGATGAACCAACAAAATACAGCCCCAGCACTATCGTGCCAACCGGAGAGCACCTAGTAGAGCTGGCGGAAGTCACTGTTGTGAGCTCGAAGGCTCCAGGGATGTCAAGTTTATTGCTGAATGAGGCTGATCAGGCAGAAACAATGCCCTCCCAAGTCATGGAAGCCAACACCGCTGCTTCCGTGGAACCATACGACCTCTCAAGCTTCCTCAACGTAGAGTTATCTGATTACCCTGATCAGGTCCCTGCGATTCCTAATGTAAGAGAACAATGA
- the LOC136543484 gene encoding glycine-rich protein DOT1-like: protein MARPRRHAVGKGGGAGSGERASDPARGRRIQRGGRRGRRGPPGKEGPPGKGGGAGSAPPRHRERWGRRIRGEGVGSGEGGPPEKGGGAGEGGGAGERRGGGSGEGAAGEGGAAGERRSGRERRRGRRRRRGEGELAGVWGGGWQG, encoded by the coding sequence ATGGCGCGTCCGCGCCGCCACGCCGTCGGGAAAGGAGGGGGCGCCGGATCCGGGGAGAGGGCGTCGGATCCGGCGAGGGGGCGGCGGATCCAGCGAGGGGGCCGTCGGGGTAGGAGGGGGCCGCCGGGGAAGGAGGGGCCGCCGGGGAAAGGAGGGGGCGCCGGATCCGCGCCGCCACGCCACCGGGAAAGGTGGGGGCGCCGGATCCGGGGAGAGGGCGTCGGATCCGGTGAGGGGGGGCCGCCGGAGAAAGGAGGGGGCGCCGGGGAAGGAGGGGGCGCCGGGGAAAGGAGGGGCGGTGGATCCGGCGAGGGGGCCGCCGGGGAAGGAGGGGCCGCCGGGGAAAGAAGGAGCGGCcgggagaggaggagagggaggcggCGCCGGCGGGGGGAGGGGGAGCTGGCGGGTGTTTGGGGCGGCGGCTGGCAGGGTTAG
- the LOC136545403 gene encoding pentatricopeptide repeat-containing protein At1g31790-like, with the protein MARCSVAKPFCATTATPRLSRRGRHLSANATTPAMSTSKSGLPALSKPAKPPPPPLLSRPKLPVPTNTATDTTSGKDCPKKPPPEATHSHPSSSAAGDVLRLMDALGIPPDEDIYISLLRECADAAEVASVHAHITARCAADGLPSPVANRVLLSYAACGDIEAARRVFDRMPTRNGMAWATMMSAYSDGCFHRKAMRLFAHMCHRTLVLDGDCCSHVIVAVLRSCTRVGELRLGEQVHALVIKKGRVRGDIGSSLVQLYCESGGIHRSARRVLVTMMQHHCQEPIPEAAWTSLITSCHRDGQLNEAIDVFRDMASSCVPRSSFSLSSILAVFAESQNQGCCGQQVHADTIKRGVDTNQFVGSGLVHMYAKQGQLADAARAFEAIGGKPDTACWSALAMAYARGGRYREATRVMYQMKAAGVIPSEEMADAVRLACFRRS; encoded by the coding sequence ATGGCGCGCTGCTCCGTCGCGAAACCGTTCTGCGCCACCACCGCGACTCCTCGCCTCTCTCGTCGCGGCCGGCATCTCTCCGCGAACGCCACCACCCCGGCCATGTCCACCAGTAAATCTGGGTTGCCGGCCCTAAGCAAACCGGCCaaaccaccgccgccacctctccTCTCGCGTCCGAAGCTCCCCGTCCCCACCAACACCGCCACTGACACCACCAGCGGCAAGGATTGCCCCAAGAAACCACCGCCGGAAGCTACTCACTCGCATCCGTCCTCGTCGGCCGCCGGCGACGTGCTCCGCCTGATGGACGCGCTGGGCATCCCGCCCGACGAGGACATCTACATATCCCTCCTCAGGGAGTGCGCCGACGCGGCGGAGGTGGCCTCCGTGCACGCGCACATAACCGCGCGGTGCGCCGCCGACGGACTCCCGTCGCCGGTCGCCAACCGGGTGCTGCTCTCATACGCCGCGTGTGGGGATATCGAAGCTGCACGCCGGGTGTTCGACCGAATGCCCACGAGGAACGGCATGGCGTGGGCGACCATGATGTCCGCCTACTCGGATGGTTGCTTCCATCGTAAAGCAATGCGTCTGTTCGCCCACATGTGCCACAGAACGCTGGTCCTGGATGGCGATTGCTGTTCCCATGTCATCGTGGCCGTGCTGCGGTCGTGTACTCGTGTGGGCGAACTACGTCTCGGCGAGCAGGTACACGCTCTCGTCATCAAGAAAGGCAGGGTCCGCGGTGACATTGGTAGCTCGCTAGTGCAGCTGTACTGCGAGAGTGGTGGTATTCACAGAAGCGCGCGGCGAGTTCTCGTGACGATGATGCAGCACCATTGTCAGGAACCAATCCCTGAGGCGGCCTGGACGAGCCTGATCACAAGCTGCCACCGAGACGGCCAGCTGAACGAGGCCATCGACGTCTTCAGGGACATGGCGTCCTCCTGCGTTCCAAGGAGCAGCTTCTCCCTGTCGAGCATCCTCGCCGTGTTCGCGGAGTCACAGAACCAAGGGTGCTGCGGGCAGCAGGTGCACGCCGACACCATCAAGCGTGGTGTGGACACGAACCAGTTCGTTGGCTCTGGGCTGGTACACATGTACGCCAAGCAAGGGCAGCTGGCAGATGCCGCCAGGGCGTTCGAGGCAATCGGTGGCAAGCCTGACACCGCGTGCTGGAGCGCCCTTGCCATGGCGTATGCTCGCGGCGGACGGTACAGAGAGGCCACCAGAGTCATGTATCAGATGAAAGCTGCCGGGGTGATTCCTTCTGAAGAGATGGCCGATGCGGTCAGGTTGGCCTGTTTCAGAAGATCGTga
- the LOC136545402 gene encoding uncharacterized protein, whose translation MASQIESHRSGAEVVSGDDTMCRKKSVELLEELGLPKGLLPMEDLQEFGYNRATGFMWLVQRKKKVEHTFKKIKQTVSYAPEVTAFAEKGKLRKITGVKTKELMLWLSVVEVYVPEASPENVTFKTGTGLSDSFNAAAFALGE comes from the coding sequence ATGGCGTCCCAAATCGAGAGCCACCGCTCCGGCGCAGAGGTCGTCAGCGGAGACGACACCATGTGCAGGAAGAAGTCCGTGGAGCTGCTGGAGGAGCTCGGCCTCCCCAAGGGCCTCCTTCCAATGGAGGACCTCCAGGAGTTCGGGTACAACCGTGCCACAGGGTTCATGTGGCTGGTGCAgcggaagaagaaggtggagcacACGTTCAAGAAGATCAAGCAGACCGTGTCATACGCGCCCGAGGTGAcggccttcgccgagaaggggaaGCTGCGGAAGATCACCGGCGTCAAGACCAAGGAGCTGATGCTGTGGCTAAGTGTGGTCGAGGTGTATGTTCCAGAGGCGTCGCCGGAGAACGTCACCTTTAAGACCGGCACTGGCCTCTCCGACAGCTTCAACGCCGCTGCTTTCGCACTCGGGGAGTAA